From Alteromonas australica, one genomic window encodes:
- the msrA gene encoding peptide-methionine (S)-S-oxide reductase MsrA, which translates to MANLQVATLAGGCFWCIESAFNTVEGVVKALSGYAGGEKNDPTYEEVCSGNTGHAEVVQVTFDADIISYREILEIFFALHDPTQLNRQGNDIGTQYRSEVFYHDEAQKAEALAIIDEIVNEEIWPNPMVTKVTEINNYYEAETYHQDYFKNNPQNQYCSMVVAPKLAKFKKTFASRLRKD; encoded by the coding sequence ATGGCAAATTTACAAGTCGCTACCCTTGCGGGCGGTTGTTTCTGGTGTATAGAATCTGCATTTAATACCGTTGAAGGCGTAGTAAAGGCTTTATCGGGTTATGCCGGTGGCGAAAAAAATGATCCTACGTACGAAGAGGTTTGTTCAGGAAATACTGGGCACGCGGAAGTGGTACAGGTGACTTTTGATGCTGACATCATCAGTTACAGAGAAATATTAGAAATATTTTTTGCACTGCATGACCCTACGCAGTTAAACCGCCAAGGTAACGATATTGGCACCCAATACCGTAGCGAAGTGTTTTATCATGACGAGGCGCAAAAAGCAGAAGCCTTGGCCATTATTGATGAAATCGTTAACGAAGAGATTTGGCCAAACCCCATGGTTACTAAGGTAACGGAAATTAATAACTACTACGAAGCTGAAACTTACCATCAGGATTATTTTAAAAATAATCCGCAAAACCAATACTGCTCAATGGTGGTTGCACCTAAGCTCGCCAAGTTTAAAAAGACGTTTGCAAGCCGTCTACGTAAAGACTAA